A window of the Candidatus Eisenbacteria bacterium genome harbors these coding sequences:
- a CDS encoding GHKL domain-containing protein → MPRPRVIQKSENHKQYNKGKAPKDTPMPLSLPLPLSLSTGLWKTRDSESIGRIILAGLVGSKVSGAFGMKQAMIFLLSPEGTRLHAWMGLQGENLRQIDWPFATNSPYETQDSTERSAASWDPFLNALHEAQAKGLSGSWNGIPGREFRVSSPGENPQFILNHVLSTQKGCVVSPGDLGGDLGSELDSDLSGDLAGDLDCDLETDLDSENPSQLCPKEGHFLFLPMKGLESCLGILAIDLGTDEESSAEQRAGLEWWCGLGTAALERSLISIDTDTAVRSLNYFHELIGRVVTLGNLPDILSHAARLVAEAVNASWVTIWRMDPESQRFDTAVEFRKETPENASDLAEGLEAAAQKVADMEASRTILDLAAEAGDRNPSAKPVPCVMEPLLAHGFILGVIGVTLPQGRTEFSHEDKTWIRTQASLLALVTRMAKLQDFIRCSEEKLRETENRLRRNEKLVAVGELSTRLAHEVRSPLAAIGGLARRIAKSLAAEDTNRDQANLIVKEAVRLEGMLSDFLDMSRVSQSQKTVIDLNNIIRDALELTRGDLMESGIIIEENYAPNLPKVLLDTDRIKQVLVNVLNNARESTEEGDTIRLDTYMSEEKVLVEIANTGERMAGEILERLFVPFTSGHPQGHGLGLAISQQIIKDHGGEILVRSDDTWSVIFTLAFPIALNRDRRGRNRRSGRDRREAA, encoded by the coding sequence ATGCCTCGCCCTCGCGTGATACAAAAAAGCGAGAACCACAAACAGTATAACAAGGGTAAGGCCCCTAAAGACACCCCCATGCCGCTGTCCCTCCCGCTGCCTCTTTCTTTATCCACCGGCCTATGGAAAACCAGGGATTCAGAATCGATAGGGCGGATCATATTGGCCGGTCTTGTCGGATCAAAAGTGTCCGGCGCGTTTGGGATGAAGCAGGCCATGATCTTTTTGCTTTCGCCCGAGGGAACCAGGCTTCACGCCTGGATGGGGCTCCAAGGGGAAAACCTTCGGCAGATCGATTGGCCATTCGCAACCAATTCCCCGTACGAGACTCAGGATTCAACAGAGAGGTCGGCGGCTTCATGGGATCCTTTCCTGAACGCGCTCCACGAGGCCCAGGCTAAGGGGCTTTCGGGAAGCTGGAATGGAATTCCCGGCCGGGAATTCCGCGTGAGCTCTCCGGGTGAAAACCCACAATTCATTCTGAATCACGTCTTGAGCACGCAAAAGGGGTGCGTTGTTTCTCCCGGTGATCTTGGCGGGGATCTCGGCAGTGAGCTAGACAGTGATCTCAGCGGTGATCTTGCCGGTGATCTTGATTGTGACCTTGAAACCGATCTTGATTCGGAAAATCCATCCCAGCTCTGTCCCAAAGAGGGGCACTTCCTCTTCTTGCCCATGAAGGGACTCGAATCCTGCCTGGGTATCCTGGCGATCGATCTTGGCACAGATGAGGAATCGAGCGCGGAGCAGAGGGCTGGTCTGGAATGGTGGTGTGGCCTGGGTACCGCAGCTCTTGAAAGAAGCCTTATCTCCATTGATACCGATACGGCCGTCCGGTCATTGAATTATTTTCACGAACTCATCGGCCGGGTTGTCACGCTCGGAAATTTGCCTGATATCCTGAGTCATGCCGCCCGGCTAGTGGCCGAGGCCGTCAATGCATCTTGGGTCACCATCTGGAGGATGGACCCTGAAAGCCAACGTTTTGATACCGCCGTCGAGTTTCGCAAAGAAACCCCCGAAAACGCATCAGATCTGGCCGAGGGATTGGAGGCGGCGGCGCAGAAGGTGGCCGACATGGAGGCGTCTCGAACGATACTGGACCTTGCGGCGGAGGCGGGGGATCGGAATCCCTCAGCAAAACCAGTCCCTTGCGTTATGGAGCCCCTATTGGCCCACGGCTTTATTCTGGGTGTGATTGGAGTCACATTGCCCCAGGGACGCACCGAGTTTTCACACGAGGACAAAACATGGATACGAACACAGGCTTCACTTCTTGCCCTCGTGACTCGCATGGCCAAATTGCAGGATTTTATCAGATGTTCAGAGGAAAAACTGCGTGAAACGGAAAATCGGCTTAGAAGAAATGAGAAACTGGTCGCCGTGGGGGAGTTGAGCACGCGGCTTGCCCATGAGGTCCGGTCCCCGCTGGCGGCGATCGGCGGCTTGGCACGGCGCATTGCAAAATCTCTTGCTGCCGAAGATACGAACCGGGACCAAGCGAATCTTATTGTTAAAGAGGCTGTGCGTCTTGAGGGGATGCTGTCTGATTTTCTAGACATGTCGCGCGTGTCTCAATCCCAAAAAACAGTCATCGATCTTAACAACATCATCCGGGATGCCCTTGAATTGACACGCGGCGACCTCATGGAGAGCGGAATTATTATCGAGGAGAATTATGCACCGAATCTTCCTAAAGTCTTACTCGATACCGACAGAATTAAACAAGTCCTCGTCAATGTTCTAAACAATGCGCGTGAAAGCACAGAAGAAGGGGACACGATCCGTCTTGACACTTATATGTCGGAGGAAAAGGTTCTCGTCGAAATCGCAAATACAGGTGAAAGAATGGCCGGCGAAATATTGGAAAGGCTCTTCGTTCCCTTCACATCCGGTCATCCTCAGGGACACGGGTTGGGATTGGCGATTTCGCAGCAGATTATCAAAGATCACGGTGGAGAGATCCTTGTTCGATCGGATGATACCTGGAGCGTGATATTTACCCTGGCATTCCCCATCGCGCTGAATCGGGACCGGCGCGGCCGCAACCGGCGTTCAGGCCGTGATCGCCGGGAAGCCGCATAA
- the hemW gene encoding radical SAM family heme chaperone HemW produces MTVLSLYLHIPFCQSRCRYCDFYSETGRESEGDRLIAAMCQEWDLIRREELAGGRPDIESIYFGGGTPSLLKNRQIAPILSRILKDTHWNQDLEITIEGNPESITKELAAGWRSQGINRVSLGVQSFDDNQLRRLGRIHTARKAMESIEILKSSGFHRLSIDLLFGIDPESSQSYRNSLECACRIDPGHLSCYLLTIEKGTPLQRLVDSGEWRLADDEISADDFEWTRSTLSERGYEPYEISNFARNGQRSIHNERYWRREPYIGLGPGAHSFLKNRRMNNHPHLGLYLDSLLQHHQRPIAELKQLTQRQITEEEIFLGLRRKEGIHWRRFAGGLPSECRMAMEEKIEAMVRGGFLHREQGRVALAEKAIFISNAVIVELIHVLDEGLREPASV; encoded by the coding sequence TTGACGGTGCTGAGCCTTTACCTTCACATCCCTTTCTGTCAGAGTCGTTGCCGCTATTGCGATTTCTATAGTGAGACAGGTCGTGAATCGGAGGGCGACCGCTTGATCGCGGCCATGTGCCAGGAGTGGGATCTTATCCGCCGGGAAGAACTGGCCGGGGGACGGCCCGATATCGAATCAATCTATTTTGGGGGGGGGACACCCTCACTGCTGAAGAACCGGCAGATAGCGCCGATTCTGTCCCGCATTTTGAAGGACACGCATTGGAATCAGGATCTGGAAATCACGATTGAAGGCAATCCCGAATCGATCACAAAGGAGCTTGCCGCCGGTTGGAGAAGCCAGGGTATCAACAGGGTTAGTCTCGGGGTTCAGTCATTTGATGACAACCAGCTTCGCCGTTTGGGGCGCATTCATACAGCGCGGAAGGCCATGGAAAGTATCGAGATTTTAAAATCGTCCGGGTTCCATCGCCTCAGTATTGATCTCTTGTTCGGTATTGACCCGGAATCGTCGCAAAGTTACCGCAACTCGCTGGAATGCGCCTGCCGGATCGATCCAGGTCATCTCTCCTGTTATCTCCTCACGATTGAAAAGGGGACACCCTTGCAAAGGCTGGTCGATTCCGGTGAATGGCGCCTGGCTGATGATGAGATCAGCGCCGACGATTTCGAATGGACCCGCTCCACCCTCTCCGAAAGAGGGTATGAGCCTTATGAAATCAGCAACTTCGCCCGGAACGGCCAGCGGTCGATCCACAATGAGCGGTATTGGAGGCGGGAGCCCTATATCGGCCTGGGACCGGGCGCCCACTCATTTCTAAAAAACCGCCGCATGAATAATCATCCTCATCTCGGGCTTTATCTTGATTCTCTCCTGCAGCATCATCAGCGGCCGATCGCTGAATTAAAACAACTGACCCAGAGGCAGATCACGGAAGAAGAGATCTTCCTCGGTCTTCGGAGGAAAGAGGGGATTCATTGGCGCCGATTCGCCGGTGGACTTCCAAGTGAATGCCGGATGGCCATGGAGGAGAAGATCGAGGCGATGGTGAGGGGTGGGTTCCTTCACCGCGAGCAAGGCAGAGTCGCTTTGGCCGAAAAGGCGATCTTTATTTCCAACGCTGTTATCGTAGAGTTGATCCATGTCTTGGATGAAGGATTGAGGGAACCGGCCTCGGTTTAG
- a CDS encoding response regulator — MATILIIEDEEILRDLYSAEFEDEEYHVLTASEGAMGLQLIRRGSIDLVILDLSLPDISGIQVLRTALEEIPELPVVINTAYPIHHNDFSTWSSAAYILKSADLGPLKDAVSRILRRKAGARQGVNNAPLKVEMERAVDPRRLDSISRL; from the coding sequence ATGGCGACAATCCTCATCATTGAAGACGAAGAGATCTTGCGGGATCTCTACAGCGCCGAATTCGAGGATGAGGAATATCATGTCCTCACGGCCTCGGAGGGGGCAATGGGGCTGCAATTGATTCGAAGGGGCAGCATTGATCTTGTCATTCTGGATCTGTCACTACCTGACATTTCGGGGATTCAGGTGCTTCGAACGGCTCTTGAAGAGATTCCGGAATTGCCGGTGGTGATCAATACCGCATATCCAATCCACCACAATGACTTTTCAACCTGGTCCTCGGCCGCCTATATACTGAAATCCGCGGATCTCGGGCCGCTGAAGGATGCGGTCTCGAGAATCTTGAGGCGGAAGGCCGGAGCAAGGCAGGGTGTAAATAACGCCCCGCTGAAAGTGGAGATGGAGAGGGCGGTGGATCCACGCCGGCTTGACAGCATTTCAAGGCTTTGA
- the glmS gene encoding glutamine--fructose-6-phosphate transaminase (isomerizing) has translation MCGIVGYTGSRQCCPILLKGLQRLEYRGYDSAGLAIADESRIEVVKEAGKIQVLAAKLKDHPPKGTTGIGHTRWATHGSPSFENAHPHFDCSETIIVVHNGIIENAETLRVQLLNEGHQFKSETDTEVLAHLIESCREKEDSTLEAAVANALRLVEGTYGLAVMSVLDPHVIVGARKGSPLIVGLGRGEHFLASDVSAILEHTRDAIYLGEGELVVLTPDNYRLFNLQEKALVKEVEHITWELDEIETGGYTHYMEKEIFEQPNSVAMALRRRIDPRRGEVYLDGLNLDEDELKKIRRITLTGCGTSWHAALIGEYLIEQCARISVDVDYASELRYRKPVLGPHDVVIGISQSGETADTLAAMREARALGSRILAICNVVGSTIAREADGGIYIHAGPEIGVASTKAFTGQVTVLSLLAILLGRSNGTMSHERATHLLKELNRVPELMAETLAGSARLMDLASSFGNEHNALYLGRGINFPVALEGALKLKEISYIHAEGYPAAEMKHGPIALIDEKMPVIFLATRGPGMDKILSNMSEVRARKGRILAVVTEGDELLVGQADQIFSIPDCDPLITPLLSIVPLQLLAYYVAVLRGCDVDQPRNLAKSVTVE, from the coding sequence ATGTGTGGAATTGTTGGATATACCGGATCTCGCCAATGTTGCCCCATCCTACTCAAGGGATTGCAGCGGCTCGAGTACAGGGGATATGACTCCGCCGGGCTGGCCATCGCCGATGAATCAAGGATTGAGGTTGTAAAAGAAGCAGGGAAAATCCAGGTTCTCGCCGCTAAGCTCAAGGATCATCCGCCCAAGGGAACAACCGGAATCGGCCATACACGGTGGGCCACCCATGGGAGCCCATCCTTCGAAAACGCCCATCCCCACTTCGATTGCTCCGAAACGATCATTGTTGTTCACAACGGCATCATTGAGAATGCGGAAACCCTCCGCGTTCAACTCCTCAATGAAGGCCATCAATTCAAGAGTGAGACCGATACTGAGGTTCTGGCCCACCTGATCGAATCCTGCCGGGAAAAAGAAGATTCCACATTGGAAGCGGCTGTCGCCAATGCATTGCGTCTCGTCGAGGGGACTTATGGCTTGGCCGTGATGAGCGTGCTGGACCCGCACGTCATCGTCGGCGCCCGCAAGGGATCACCCTTGATCGTCGGATTGGGGCGGGGGGAGCATTTCCTTGCCTCGGATGTCTCTGCAATCCTCGAGCACACCCGGGACGCCATTTATCTTGGTGAAGGGGAATTGGTGGTCCTCACGCCCGATAATTATCGATTGTTCAATTTGCAGGAAAAAGCCCTTGTTAAAGAAGTCGAACATATTACCTGGGAGTTGGATGAAATCGAAACCGGCGGCTATACACACTACATGGAGAAGGAAATCTTCGAGCAACCCAATAGCGTCGCCATGGCGTTGCGGCGGCGCATTGACCCGCGACGTGGGGAGGTCTATCTCGACGGCCTGAATCTCGATGAAGACGAGCTGAAAAAAATCCGCCGGATTACTTTGACGGGATGCGGGACATCCTGGCATGCGGCCTTAATCGGAGAGTACCTGATTGAACAATGTGCGCGGATTTCAGTCGATGTTGATTACGCCTCCGAACTGCGCTACCGGAAACCGGTTCTCGGTCCCCATGATGTCGTGATTGGCATCAGCCAATCCGGCGAAACGGCTGATACTCTTGCGGCGATGCGCGAAGCCCGGGCCCTAGGCTCCCGGATACTGGCAATCTGCAATGTGGTCGGATCGACCATCGCCAGAGAGGCCGACGGGGGGATATATATTCACGCCGGACCTGAAATCGGTGTCGCTTCAACAAAGGCTTTTACCGGCCAGGTGACCGTCCTCTCGCTCCTCGCAATATTATTAGGTCGTAGTAACGGTACCATGTCGCATGAACGGGCCACCCATCTTTTGAAGGAGCTCAACAGGGTCCCCGAATTGATGGCCGAAACGCTTGCCGGCAGCGCCCGGCTTATGGATCTCGCCTCATCCTTTGGGAATGAACATAACGCTCTCTATTTGGGCCGTGGCATCAATTTCCCCGTGGCTCTCGAGGGCGCATTGAAGCTGAAGGAGATTTCCTACATTCATGCGGAAGGGTACCCCGCGGCTGAGATGAAGCACGGACCGATAGCATTGATTGATGAGAAAATGCCCGTCATCTTTCTGGCAACCCGGGGGCCGGGGATGGATAAAATTCTCAGCAATATGTCGGAAGTCCGCGCCCGAAAGGGGAGAATCCTGGCCGTCGTGACCGAAGGGGATGAGTTGCTTGTCGGACAAGCTGATCAGATATTCTCGATACCCGATTGCGATCCTCTGATAACGCCCTTGCTGTCCATCGTTCCCCTGCAGCTCTTGGCCTATTATGTCGCCGTCCTACGAGGGTGTGATGTCGATCAACCGCGAAACCTCGCTAAGAGTGTGACCGTCGAATAA
- a CDS encoding glycosyltransferase — MKVALVHDWLTGMRGGEKCLEVLCEIYPEAPIYTLVYRKGAVSPLINSHEIRTSFIQNLPRGIKHYRWYLPLFPAAIERFDLRGYDLIISTSHCVAKGVIVHPESRHLCYCHTPIRYIWGSYEEYFGGPRSSSMSGRMMTLLSPWMRVWDVISSRRVDHFVANSHAVAERIRRYYDRTASVVHPWVDTDAFQIGSEPGPDAPYLILTALVPYKKTELAITAATRLGRKVVVVGEGPERRRLERLAGSDVRFLGWLETGELRTHYRNCRALLFPGEEDFGIVPLEAMACGRPVIAYGRGGALETVVDGTTGIFFNEPTPESLSEAILKLESMEWDSEKIRERALAFSRQRYRDQMETEIEKVLRNR, encoded by the coding sequence TTGAAAGTCGCACTCGTGCATGACTGGCTCACGGGGATGAGGGGAGGAGAGAAGTGTCTCGAAGTGCTTTGTGAAATCTATCCGGAAGCTCCAATTTATACATTAGTGTATCGCAAAGGCGCCGTTTCGCCGCTCATCAACTCTCATGAAATTCGGACATCCTTTATTCAAAACCTCCCTCGGGGGATCAAACACTACCGCTGGTATCTTCCTCTCTTTCCGGCCGCGATTGAACGATTCGATCTTCGCGGATATGACCTCATTATCTCAACGAGTCACTGCGTCGCAAAAGGCGTCATTGTCCATCCCGAATCACGCCACCTCTGCTACTGTCACACGCCGATTCGCTATATATGGGGCTCTTATGAAGAATACTTCGGAGGTCCACGATCCAGTTCAATGTCGGGAAGAATGATGACGCTTCTCAGCCCTTGGATGCGGGTGTGGGATGTGATATCGAGCCGAAGGGTGGATCACTTTGTGGCGAATTCCCATGCGGTCGCGGAACGAATAAGGCGCTATTACGACCGAACGGCGTCGGTTGTTCATCCCTGGGTCGATACCGATGCCTTTCAGATCGGATCGGAACCGGGGCCGGACGCCCCCTATCTCATTTTGACCGCCCTGGTGCCGTACAAGAAGACCGAATTGGCCATCACCGCCGCAACCCGATTGGGCCGCAAGGTGGTTGTCGTTGGTGAAGGTCCTGAACGGCGTCGCCTGGAGCGTTTGGCCGGATCCGATGTCCGTTTTTTAGGCTGGCTCGAGACGGGGGAATTACGGACGCATTATCGGAATTGCCGGGCCCTTCTCTTCCCGGGAGAAGAGGATTTCGGAATCGTGCCCCTCGAGGCGATGGCCTGCGGCCGGCCTGTGATCGCCTATGGCAGGGGAGGGGCTCTCGAAACGGTGGTCGATGGCACAACGGGAATCTTTTTCAATGAGCCGACGCCCGAATCGCTTTCCGAAGCCATCCTTAAGCTTGAGTCGATGGAGTGGGACTCTGAAAAGATCCGTGAGCGGGCCTTGGCCTTTTCCCGGCAACGATATCGGGATCAAATGGAGACGGAGATTGAGAAGGTTCTAAGAAATCGGTAG
- the lepA gene encoding translation elongation factor 4 has translation MSYPLERIRNFCVVAHIDHGKSTLADRFLEITRTIDPKSMKNQVLDNMDLERERGITIKAHAIAMDYRADDGQDYRLNLIDTPGHVDFSYEVSRSLASAEGAILLVDATQGIEAQTIANLYMALDNNLEIIPVLNKIDREEADVEGVQKDLAALLGIPPEEVLFVSAKTGQGTQKLLEKVIEKIPQPQGHPSHPLRGLIFDSLYDSYRGVISLIRVVDGAISVKDRIRLLSTNKRYEVLEVGLLRLNPVPQETLSAGEVGYFIAGIKDVSESQVGDTVVWDQNPSPKPVPGYKPMKPMVWCGFYPVNNDDFLPLKDALIKLRLNDASLVFEPETSTALGFGFRCGFLGPLHVEIVQERIQREFGCELIATTPNVAVRVIDRITRETIIVEHPGKMPPPGRRYEVEEPYVLTHIYAPPSSLGGILKLLQDRRGEQQSMEFLEGNRVRLTYLLPFSEIALNFYDRLKSVSHGYATLDYEFHSYRLSNLVRLDILLNSEMVDALSVIVHNDKAYYIGRELVDRLRKLIPRQMFQIAIQASLGSKVVARASLPALRKDVIAKCYGGDITRKRKLLEKQKEGKRRMKQVGSVNIPQEAFLALLKPNEES, from the coding sequence TTGAGCTACCCACTTGAAAGAATCCGCAATTTCTGTGTCGTTGCCCACATCGATCATGGGAAGTCCACGCTGGCGGACCGGTTTCTAGAAATCACTCGAACAATCGATCCTAAGAGTATGAAAAATCAGGTTTTGGACAACATGGATCTTGAGAGGGAACGCGGCATTACCATCAAAGCCCACGCCATTGCAATGGACTATCGGGCGGATGACGGCCAAGATTACCGCCTCAACCTCATCGATACGCCGGGGCATGTCGATTTTTCTTATGAGGTCTCCCGCTCTCTGGCTTCGGCAGAGGGGGCGATTCTGCTCGTTGATGCGACCCAGGGAATCGAGGCCCAAACCATCGCCAACCTCTATATGGCCCTGGATAACAATCTCGAAATTATACCGGTTCTCAACAAGATCGATCGGGAAGAGGCGGATGTCGAAGGCGTCCAGAAAGATCTCGCGGCGCTCCTTGGAATTCCGCCTGAAGAGGTTCTCTTTGTCAGCGCAAAAACAGGACAAGGGACGCAGAAACTTCTGGAAAAGGTTATCGAAAAAATCCCCCAACCTCAGGGTCATCCCAGCCACCCGCTGCGGGGTCTCATTTTTGATTCGTTGTATGACAGTTACCGCGGAGTCATCTCCCTCATTCGTGTGGTTGACGGAGCCATCTCGGTCAAGGACCGGATCCGTCTTCTCTCCACAAATAAGCGGTATGAGGTCCTGGAGGTAGGGCTCTTGCGTTTAAACCCGGTGCCACAAGAGACGCTGAGCGCGGGCGAGGTCGGTTATTTTATTGCCGGTATCAAGGATGTTTCTGAATCGCAGGTCGGCGACACGGTGGTATGGGATCAGAACCCATCACCGAAGCCGGTGCCGGGTTACAAACCGATGAAACCGATGGTCTGGTGCGGTTTCTATCCGGTCAATAACGATGATTTTCTCCCGCTTAAAGATGCTCTCATCAAACTTCGTCTCAATGACGCCTCGCTGGTCTTTGAGCCGGAGACCTCAACCGCATTGGGATTCGGTTTCCGGTGCGGATTCCTGGGGCCGCTGCACGTTGAAATTGTACAAGAAAGGATCCAACGGGAATTCGGTTGTGAGTTGATCGCGACGACGCCGAATGTCGCTGTCAGGGTCATCGATCGTATAACGCGTGAGACAATCATTGTTGAACACCCCGGAAAGATGCCGCCGCCGGGACGCCGCTACGAAGTTGAAGAACCCTATGTCCTGACGCATATCTATGCCCCGCCTAGTTCTCTGGGGGGAATCTTGAAACTGCTTCAGGACCGGAGGGGTGAGCAGCAATCGATGGAATTTCTGGAGGGGAACCGCGTACGATTAACCTACCTACTGCCCTTCAGCGAGATTGCGTTGAATTTTTATGACCGTCTGAAGTCGGTGAGCCATGGATACGCAACCCTTGATTATGAATTTCACAGCTACCGCCTCTCAAACCTCGTCCGGCTTGATATCTTGTTGAACAGTGAAATGGTTGATGCGCTCTCCGTTATTGTCCACAACGACAAAGCATACTATATCGGCCGCGAATTGGTGGACCGGCTCAGGAAGCTGATCCCACGCCAGATGTTCCAGATCGCCATCCAGGCTTCCCTGGGAAGCAAAGTCGTTGCCCGCGCCAGCCTTCCCGCGTTGCGCAAAGATGTCATCGCAAAGTGTTATGGAGGAGATATCACGAGAAAACGGAAATTATTAGAAAAACAGAAAGAGGGAAAACGGCGGATGAAGCAGGTTGGTTCGGTGAATATCCCGCAAGAAGCTTTTCTGGCTCTCCTGAAACCAAACGAGGAATCTTGA
- a CDS encoding phosphoglucosamine mutase: MPTLITSISGARGLVGDGLDACIIARLSASFGTLVGPGLIIIGRDSRPSGEHFAQVAGGALRGVGCDVCDLGIVTTPTVQVAVEEYGAAGGIVISASHNPPQWNALKFVGPDGRFLSPARAEILFRQYHENRFAWVPYERIGGTERRSDSVTRHIKRILQAFEKEELKKIRSGGFKVVVDAVRGAGGVLLLPLLEQLGVKVHPIDCEPDGQLPADPEPRTEVLGQLLETVRQVGADLGFRTDPDGDRLAVVTPGGEVLGEEWTLPLAAFQVLQSKKGPLVTNLSSSGRLEWVGSRFGVPVYRTPVGEAHVVLGILKYEALIGGEGNGGVIDPQIHLGRDSGVGIARLLALESSYPGGVAGASREFPSFFMVKVKLPAPDDLGELEDRLRGLFSAAPDRSDGLRWLVPGGWIHIRKSGTEPAMRLTAETATQAQLEEWVEKIRRVGRI; the protein is encoded by the coding sequence ATGCCCACTCTGATCACCAGTATATCCGGTGCAAGGGGTCTGGTTGGTGACGGCCTGGACGCTTGCATCATCGCCCGGCTGTCGGCCTCCTTTGGGACCCTCGTCGGTCCAGGTCTCATTATCATCGGACGGGATAGCCGCCCCAGTGGAGAACACTTTGCACAAGTCGCAGGCGGAGCCTTGAGAGGCGTCGGGTGTGACGTCTGCGATTTGGGGATCGTGACAACCCCGACTGTGCAGGTCGCCGTCGAAGAATACGGGGCCGCCGGGGGGATCGTCATATCGGCATCCCATAATCCTCCCCAATGGAATGCCCTCAAGTTCGTCGGTCCGGATGGACGTTTTCTTTCGCCCGCCAGGGCTGAGATTCTCTTCAGGCAGTATCATGAAAACCGTTTTGCCTGGGTCCCCTACGAGCGGATCGGCGGGACAGAGAGGCGATCCGATAGCGTAACAAGACATATCAAGAGAATCCTTCAAGCCTTTGAAAAGGAAGAGTTAAAGAAAATCCGGTCCGGTGGTTTCAAGGTTGTCGTCGATGCCGTTCGCGGTGCCGGCGGAGTTCTGCTTCTTCCTCTACTAGAGCAGTTGGGTGTCAAAGTTCACCCTATTGATTGCGAACCCGATGGACAACTCCCGGCTGATCCTGAGCCTCGCACCGAAGTCCTCGGCCAACTCCTTGAGACCGTCCGCCAAGTCGGCGCCGATCTCGGTTTTAGGACGGATCCGGACGGAGACCGCCTGGCGGTGGTGACACCGGGTGGAGAGGTTCTGGGTGAAGAATGGACGCTGCCTCTGGCCGCTTTCCAAGTCCTCCAAAGCAAGAAGGGACCTCTGGTGACCAATCTCAGCAGCTCGGGACGTCTGGAGTGGGTTGGGAGCCGATTTGGAGTTCCCGTCTATCGCACCCCGGTTGGCGAGGCCCATGTCGTGCTGGGAATCCTCAAGTATGAGGCTCTCATTGGGGGCGAGGGGAATGGGGGCGTCATCGATCCACAGATTCATCTCGGCCGGGATTCAGGGGTGGGGATCGCCCGCCTCCTGGCTCTGGAATCCTCATATCCGGGTGGAGTTGCAGGGGCTTCGAGGGAATTTCCATCTTTCTTCATGGTCAAGGTCAAGCTCCCGGCACCCGACGATTTAGGTGAGCTGGAAGATCGACTTCGAGGACTCTTCTCCGCCGCGCCGGATCGATCCGATGGGTTGAGATGGCTCGTGCCGGGAGGATGGATCCACATCCGCAAATCGGGTACGGAACCGGCGATGCGCTTGACGGCAGAGACGGCGACTCAAGCCCAACTTGAGGAATGGGTTGAAAAAATTCGGCGGGTCGGGAGGATCTAG
- a CDS encoding DUF3467 domain-containing protein, which produces MEQDQKKTSVQVDIDPKEAEGIYSNLVLLSHSPSEFILDFARVLPGTRKAKVYSRIIMTPQNAHSLLNALQTNIERFEKQFGKIRVSGTDSKGDIGFK; this is translated from the coding sequence ATGGAACAGGACCAGAAAAAAACATCCGTCCAAGTTGACATTGATCCCAAGGAAGCCGAGGGGATCTACTCCAACCTCGTACTTCTTTCCCACTCACCCTCCGAATTCATTCTGGACTTTGCCCGGGTTCTTCCGGGAACTCGCAAGGCCAAAGTCTACTCGCGCATCATTATGACACCTCAGAACGCCCACTCGCTTCTCAACGCGTTACAGACCAATATCGAACGCTTTGAAAAGCAGTTCGGGAAGATCCGGGTGTCTGGAACAGATTCTAAGGGAGATATCGGCTTTAAATAG